A window of the Zeugodacus cucurbitae isolate PBARC_wt_2022May chromosome 4, idZeuCucr1.2, whole genome shotgun sequence genome harbors these coding sequences:
- the LOC128921633 gene encoding serine protease snake-like — MRRLCNHSKQQIIVGIIKWLVLVLLFSLTTEACHSSQECYTPQNFKGNYYAPEEYKSLTDRQKVNCAGNCVDNNVTLICCTFNDQPQKYRLLYQSCLDAHLPYGFVTFGVVAEPNEFPFMAALGWRVTEKNGTKSIAYRCGGTMIGSRFLLTAAHCFYHSSDYPVVVRPGGFDLNSTEAVDYDIDQIIEHPDYIYPELYNDIAIVRISRGYVNYSPIVARACVWYQPLAEEHVIAIGYGDTQFAGNPSPLLMKTSLSTISNEECNQHYEQDDEMLSSGIVATQLCAKDHEKLRDTCQGDSGGPLIVYEELPGYIRMAYIVGITSFGIGCGTGTPAIYTRISEYFDWIEDTMFK, encoded by the exons ATGCGGCGCTTGTGCAATCattcaaaacaacaaataattgttGGTATTATTAAATGGCTGGTATTGG ttttgcttttttctttgACAACCGAAGCCTGTCATAGTAGTCAGGAGTGTTATACGCCGCAGAACTTTAAGGGAAATTATTATGCACCTGAGGAATACAAATCACTTACCGATAGACAAAAGGTCAATTGTGCAGGGAATTGTGTGGATAATAATGTGACGCTAATCTGTTGCACATTCAATGATCAACCCCAAAAATATCGGTTGCTTtatcaat CATGTCTGGACGCGCATTTACCGTATGGTTTTGTTACATTTGGTGTGGTAGCTGAGCCAAATGAGTTTCCATTTATG GCTGCCTTGGGTTGGCGTGTCACCGAAAAGAATGGCACCAAGAGCATAGCTTATAGATGTGGTGGAACTATGATCGGCAGCAGATTTCTCTTAACAGCGGCACACTGTTTCTATCACTCCAG TGACTACCCAGTTGTGGTGCGCCCCGGTGGTTTCGATCTAAATAGCACCGAAGCAGTTGATTATGATATCGACCAGATTATCGAACATCCCGACTACATATATCCAGAGCTATATAATGACATAGCGATCGTTCGTATCTCCAGGGGTTATgt TAATTATTCGCCAATTGTTGCTAGAGCATGCGTGTGGTATCAGCCACTGGCTGAGGAGCACGTCATTGCCATCGGCTATGGTGATACACAATTCG CTGGCAACCCATCGCCGCTCTTGATGAAAACTAGTTTATCGACCATATCGAATGAAGAATGCAATCAACACTATGAACAGGATGATGAAATGCTCAGTTCCGGTATAGTCGCTACACAATTGTGCGCAAAAGATCATGAAAAGCTGCGTGATACTTGTCAA GGTGATTCTGGCGGTCCACTGATTGTATATGAAGAACTCCCCGGTTACATTCGTATGGCTTATATTGTGGGTATTACCTCCTTTGGTATTGGCTGCGGTACTGGTACACCGGCCATTTATACACGTATTTCGGAGTATTTCGATTGGATTGAGGACACaatgtttaaataa
- the LOC105211135 gene encoding trypsin-1, whose translation MMWSERIDKVELLYFTVLVVFGINVFYIQTSEACYPYQYCLTPRNYSGIFVEDNVYESMSEEKKSLCDGFCHHNCTLRLRCCAFNATINSKRISEQVCEFNHLIRHFIIFGELAKDNEFPFMAALGWRVKNETSGNTTIVYKCGGTIYDRGYVITAAHCLYHSSELPVVVRPGGFALNDTSAWDLEIEEVIEHPNYEYPNVYNDIAIIRLRKVFHGNPFHDEPACLWSDRSSKHNVTAIGYGDTQFAGVSSPLLLKTKLTTVENSECKLHYEPDSDVLSDGIIRTQICAKDHEKLRDTCQGDSGGPLIKLKNVEDLKTMSYIVGITSFGIGCGTGTPGIYTRIAAYIDWIEDVTYRTVPK comes from the exons ATGATGTGGTCTGAAAGAATTGATAAAGTTGAACTTCTCTACTTCACCGTATTGGTAGTATTTGGTATAAATG TTttctacatacaaacaagtgAGGCCTGCTATCCGTATCAGTATTGTCTAACGCCGCGCAACTACAGCGGAATTTTTGTTGAAGATAATGTTTATGAAAGCATGTCAGAAGAGAAAAAGTCGCTCTGTGATGGTTTTTGTCATCATAACTGTACATTGCGATTACGTTGTTGTGCCTTTAATGCCACAATCAATTCGAAAAGAATATCGGAACAAG tatGCGAATTCAACCATTTAATACGACATTTCATCATATTTGGTGAACTGGCTAAAGACAATGAATTCCCATTTATG GCCGCCTTGGGTTGGCGCGTTAAGAACGAGACTAGTGGAAACACGACTATAGTTTATAAATGTGGCGGCACTATATACGATCGTGGTTATGTGATCACTGCGGCACATTGTCTATATCACTCGAG TGAACTACCGGTGGTAGTACGTCCCGGTGGCTTCGCTTTGAATGATACGTCAGCATGGGATTTGGAAATCGAAGAAGTCATTGAGCATCCCAACTATGAATATCCAAATGTGTACAATGACATTGCAATTATACGTCTGAGAAAAGTGTTTCA TGGAAATCCATTTCATGATGAACCGGCATGCCTTTGGAGTGATCGGAGCTCAAAACATAATGTTACCGCCATTGGTTATGGCGACACTCAATTTG CTGGTGTATCCTCTCCTTTATTGCTGAAAACTAAATTAACAACAGTTGAGAACAGCGAGTGTAAATTACACTACGAACCAGATAGTGATGTTTTAAGTGATGGCATTATTCGGACGCAAATCTGCGCGAAAGATCATGAGAAATTGCGTGACACATGTCAG GGTGACTCTGGTGGTCCgttaataaagttgaaaaacGTGGAAGATCTTAAaaccatgtcttatattgttggCATCACATCCTTTGGCATCGGTTGTGGCACTGGTACGCCAGGTATTTATACACGTATCGCGGCATACATTGATTGGATTGAAGATGTCACCTATCGAACTGTGCCGAAATGA